The Citrifermentans bemidjiense Bem genome window below encodes:
- a CDS encoding MBL fold metallo-hydrolase, whose translation MLFETIVVGALGVNCFILGDKQSNEGVVVDPGADFELIADAIARFGIKVKYIINTHGHFDHVGCNRSVQEKTGAELLIHQGDQTLLELAAKSAQKYGLKAEASPAPTRFLEDGMKLEFGKRTIEVLHTPGHTQGGCCLLLAHEKLVITGDTLFADSVGRTDLPGGSHEQLMASIKAKLMPLPDDTTVWPGHGPSSTIGRERRSNPYINE comes from the coding sequence ATGTTATTCGAGACCATAGTGGTTGGCGCCCTCGGGGTCAACTGCTTCATACTGGGAGACAAGCAGAGTAACGAAGGGGTGGTGGTGGACCCGGGTGCAGACTTCGAGCTGATCGCCGACGCCATCGCGCGCTTCGGGATCAAGGTCAAGTACATCATCAACACCCACGGCCACTTCGACCACGTCGGCTGCAACCGTAGCGTCCAAGAGAAGACCGGCGCGGAGCTTTTGATCCACCAGGGGGACCAAACGCTTCTGGAACTGGCCGCCAAAAGCGCGCAGAAGTACGGGCTTAAGGCCGAGGCCTCTCCTGCCCCGACACGGTTTCTTGAGGACGGCATGAAGCTCGAATTCGGCAAGCGCACCATCGAGGTGCTGCACACGCCCGGGCACACCCAGGGGGGGTGCTGCCTCCTTCTCGCCCACGAGAAGCTGGTGATCACCGGCGACACCCTTTTCGCCGACTCTGTCGGGCGCACCGACCTCCCCGGCGGGTCGCACGAGCAGCTGATGGCCTCGATCAAGGCGAAGTTGATGCCGCTTCCCGACGACACCACCGTCTGGCCCGGACACGGCCCCTCCAGCACCATCGGCCGCGAGAGGCGCAGCAATCCCTACATCAACGAATAG
- the coaBC gene encoding bifunctional phosphopantothenoylcysteine decarboxylase/phosphopantothenate--cysteine ligase CoaBC has translation MLKGKEIVLGVTGGIAVYKAVELLRLLVKAGATVHVVMTQAAKQFVTPLTFQTLSGNPVHSELFNLISEQEIGHISLAERADLFIVAPATANCIGKLACGIADDLLTTTVMATKAPVLIAPAMNVNMYQNPIYRENEERLKKHGYLFVAPVCGMLACGYEGEGKLQAPEVILAEAVAALTPKRLAGERILVTAGPTLEEIDPVRFISNHSSGKMGYAIARQAQLKGAEVTLVTGPTALAAPHGVKVIRVQSAAEMRDAVMGLLERTDIVIKAAAVADYRPKSRSGEKMKKSAAALSIELEKNPDILAEIGGMKGERLLVGFAAETQELVKNATAKLNAKNLDLVVANDVSQEGAGFNVDTNIAKLLYRDGRVEALPMMGKEELAGEILERVELLRGEGAGKAEKPGSPSAR, from the coding sequence ATGCTGAAAGGGAAGGAGATCGTTCTCGGGGTAACCGGCGGGATTGCGGTGTACAAGGCCGTCGAACTTTTGCGCCTTTTGGTCAAGGCGGGTGCGACGGTACACGTGGTTATGACGCAGGCCGCGAAACAGTTCGTCACGCCGCTCACCTTCCAGACCCTTTCGGGTAACCCCGTGCACAGCGAGCTCTTCAACCTGATCTCGGAGCAGGAGATAGGGCACATATCGCTCGCGGAAAGGGCCGACCTCTTCATCGTCGCCCCCGCCACGGCCAACTGCATCGGGAAACTCGCCTGCGGCATCGCCGACGACCTGCTGACCACTACCGTCATGGCCACCAAGGCGCCGGTCCTGATCGCCCCGGCCATGAACGTCAACATGTACCAGAACCCCATTTACCGCGAGAACGAAGAGCGCCTGAAAAAGCACGGCTACCTCTTCGTGGCGCCGGTCTGCGGCATGCTCGCCTGCGGCTATGAGGGGGAGGGGAAACTTCAGGCCCCCGAAGTGATCCTAGCCGAGGCGGTGGCGGCGCTCACCCCCAAAAGGCTTGCGGGGGAGCGGATCCTGGTGACGGCGGGGCCGACCCTGGAAGAGATCGATCCGGTGCGCTTCATCAGCAACCACTCCTCGGGGAAGATGGGGTACGCCATAGCGAGGCAGGCGCAGCTAAAGGGAGCGGAGGTCACCCTGGTGACCGGGCCCACGGCGCTCGCAGCGCCGCACGGTGTGAAGGTGATCCGGGTGCAGAGCGCTGCCGAGATGCGGGACGCCGTCATGGGGCTTCTGGAGCGGACCGACATCGTGATCAAGGCGGCGGCGGTGGCGGACTACCGCCCGAAGTCCCGCAGCGGCGAGAAGATGAAGAAGAGCGCGGCTGCCCTTTCCATTGAACTGGAGAAAAACCCGGACATCCTGGCCGAGATAGGGGGGATGAAAGGGGAAAGGCTCCTGGTCGGATTCGCGGCAGAAACCCAGGAACTGGTGAAAAACGCCACCGCGAAGCTGAACGCGAAGAACCTGGACCTCGTGGTCGCGAACGACGTCTCCCAGGAGGGGGCCGGCTTCAACGTCGACACCAACATCGCGAAGCTCTTGTACCGGGACGGCCGGGTGGAGGCGCTTCCCATGATGGGGAAAGAGGAGCTGGCGGGGGAGATACTGGAGCGCGTGGAACTGCTGCGCGGAGAGGGAGCCGGCAAGGCGGAAAAGCCGGGGAGCCCGTCAGCCCGATAG
- a CDS encoding zinc dependent phospholipase C family protein, producing the protein MLDHMLILAAATLFLVIAVPEQAYAWGAGIHLQLGMNVLANLDALKPAVAAVIGAHPYDFLYGTIAADITLGKKFTHYLQHCHRWRIGHRVLDKAGDDAQKACAYGYLSHLAADCIAHNYYVPYKVMRSFSSLTLKHAYWEMRFENFVEKEIWETAKKVSLEHFSSNDALLRKVLSDTIFSFGTNKRIFNSILLVSRLEKWQGLLQTLSETSRYVLEEDDREEYMQLAQEAVFDFLNNDEESRYYFADPTGERALAAAEAVRKNLRLLYRTGKITKPQALDELEELKPKLKQAICRPELLLEILSG; encoded by the coding sequence ATGCTCGACCACATGTTGATACTAGCTGCAGCAACCCTCTTCCTGGTCATAGCGGTGCCGGAGCAGGCCTACGCCTGGGGCGCCGGCATCCATCTCCAGCTCGGCATGAACGTCCTCGCCAACCTGGACGCGCTCAAGCCCGCCGTAGCGGCCGTTATCGGCGCCCATCCCTACGACTTTCTCTACGGCACTATCGCGGCCGACATCACGCTCGGCAAGAAGTTCACCCACTACCTGCAGCACTGCCACCGCTGGCGCATCGGCCACCGCGTGCTGGACAAGGCGGGGGACGACGCGCAAAAGGCCTGCGCCTACGGCTACCTGAGCCATCTCGCCGCGGACTGCATCGCCCACAACTACTACGTCCCCTACAAGGTGATGAGGAGCTTCTCCTCCCTCACCTTGAAGCACGCCTACTGGGAGATGCGCTTCGAAAACTTCGTGGAAAAGGAGATCTGGGAGACGGCGAAGAAGGTGTCCCTGGAACATTTCAGCTCCAACGACGCGCTTTTGCGCAAGGTCCTTTCCGACACCATCTTCTCCTTCGGCACCAACAAGAGGATCTTCAACTCGATCCTGCTGGTGAGCCGCCTGGAGAAATGGCAAGGGCTCTTGCAGACCCTTTCGGAAACCTCCCGCTACGTCCTGGAGGAGGATGACCGGGAGGAGTACATGCAGCTCGCCCAGGAAGCGGTCTTCGACTTCCTCAACAACGACGAAGAGTCCCGCTACTACTTTGCCGACCCGACCGGCGAGCGCGCCCTCGCCGCAGCCGAAGCGGTCAGGAAGAACCTGCGCCTTTTGTACCGGACCGGAAAGATCACCAAGCCCCAGGCCTTAGACGAACTGGAGGAGCTGAAGCCGAAGCTGAAGCAGGCGATCTGCCGCCCCGAGCTCCTCTTGGAGATCCTATCGGGCTGA
- a CDS encoding uracil-DNA glycosylase family protein, translated as MVEMDERETVLGSLKGYLAELLESGVDELTFGEPVAGEREKRAAVQAPTAPAEAFPQAPAPSAAPEPAAPVRAEASYRPAAPEDSLRVEGDPRARLLFVMHGSGFAGEAGELLEKIVVAMGLGKEQVGLLSFDSGEASRAAVAGRIAALAPEVVVSMGEEATALLLQSEAPLQRLRGRFHDLSGIALMPTHHPEAMLENQGLKRDAWNDMQQVMGRLGQGR; from the coding sequence ATGGTCGAGATGGACGAGCGGGAAACCGTGCTAGGCTCGCTGAAAGGGTACCTGGCGGAGCTTTTGGAGAGCGGCGTGGACGAGCTCACCTTTGGGGAGCCGGTTGCCGGAGAGCGGGAGAAGCGTGCCGCGGTCCAGGCACCGACCGCGCCCGCAGAGGCATTCCCGCAGGCGCCCGCCCCCTCTGCCGCGCCGGAGCCGGCGGCCCCGGTTCGTGCGGAGGCGAGCTACCGGCCGGCCGCGCCGGAAGATTCATTGCGAGTGGAAGGGGATCCGCGGGCCCGGCTGCTCTTCGTCATGCACGGATCGGGATTCGCCGGGGAGGCGGGGGAGCTTCTGGAGAAGATCGTCGTCGCCATGGGATTGGGCAAGGAGCAGGTTGGCCTTTTAAGCTTTGACAGCGGTGAGGCTTCCCGCGCCGCCGTCGCCGGCCGGATCGCCGCGCTCGCTCCCGAGGTGGTGGTGAGCATGGGGGAGGAGGCGACCGCCCTGCTGCTCCAAAGCGAGGCCCCCCTGCAGCGGCTGCGGGGCAGGTTCCACGATCTGTCCGGGATAGCGCTCATGCCGACCCACCATCCCGAGGCGATGCTGGAGAACCAGGGGCTCAAACGGGACGCCTGGAACGACATGCAGCAGGTGATGGGGCGCCTGGGGCAGGGGCGCTAG